The region GGAGACACCAGGGCTGGCAGGACACGGTGGGGAAAGGAAGCAGCAGGTGTGCTGTTTCCCACAGCGGGGTCCGAGGCCCCAGGAAGAGGGGCTGGGTGGGGATGGTCTCACGCGTTAGTAAACAAGGGGCGGAGCTCGCCCAGCCGGCACAGAGTCCGTGGCTTCCGCAGCCGCGGGCGGGCCCCACTCACCATCCCCATCGATGTCCACGGAGCAGGCATCGCCCTCCCCGTTGTTGTCCGTGTCGATCTGCGCCGGGTTGTGCACGTAGGGGCAGTTGTCACATCGGTCCCCGACCTCGTCTTTGTCGTAGTCGAACTGACGGGGGTTGAAGAGAAGCTGGCAGTTGTCCTAGAAAAAAATCGAGGGAAGAATTCCAGAAACAGCGTAGAGACGCTTGCTGGGTTACTCATAACAGGACTCGGCACTTACAAGTCGTGTATTTAAAGCAGATCAAGATAACCAGGGTAGAAATACAGCCAGGAAGCTCTACCTACAATTTCTTGACATCAAGTCATTTCATAATTATTTACACAGTCTATCCCTATGAAAAATTTTGAGATTGTCTGTGGTAAAGGTGATGATATAGTATATACACCACGGTGAGGACAGACACATAGATGGTGACGATAGACACGTCGATGTTGAGGGAATGAAGGATCCAAAGAGTTAATGCATCAGTGGAAGTGAGCCTGCAAACAAAACTTAGCTGCTCTTGTGTCTGCTAGTGCTGAGTCATGTATGAATACGTTAGATCACATATatctgcacggagatccaaccagtccatgctaaaggaaatcagccctgaatagtcactagaaggactgatgttaaagctgaagctccagtcctttggccacctgatgtgaagagctgactcactggaaaagaccctgatgctgggaaagattgaaggcgggaggagaaggggacggcagaggatgagatggttagatggcatcaccgactcaagggacatgagtttgagcaagctacggggattggtgatgaacagggaggcctggtgtgctgcagtccatggggtcgcagagtcggacatggctgagcaactgaacaagattCTGCTATCAAGGCAGTGAGTGGCAGCATCTCTCCTTGAAGAGACAGCCCTGCATCACTCTCACCCGGCCCCCCGAGAAGGACGAACTATCAAAAACATTCTACTTAGAGCAGCCCACGTGGCTGCACGCCGGGCTGGCTAACGTGCGGTGGAAGCCACAGGGTTCTCCTGGTGACTCTCAGCCTCGCTGGGGAGAGAAGTCCCGGCGGTGCACAGTGACCTTTCCAAGCGGAGCGCTGCGCCCCCCGCCATGGGCACTATGCAAGGAAGGCCTTGGGCCCtcggggtggtggggtggggggaggggtgggaacaGGCCCGGGCGCTCCTGAGAGCTGCGCCCCGCCCTGGGCGCTCCCGGTGCGAGGAAGGCCCTGGGCGCTCCAGGGAGGGGAACGGCCCCAGGCGCTCCGGAATGCGAGGAAAGGCCCTGGGCACGGGAGCCGCCCACCTTCTCGTCCGTGACGCCGTCGTTGTCGTCATCGTCGTCGCAGGCATCCCCGATGCCGTCCTTGTCGAAGTCTTCCTGCCCCGAGTTGGGCAGGAGGGGGCAGTTGTCCTGCGAGAGGAGGAAGCAGACGTTATGAAAACGTCCCCGAGCCCCCTGTCCTCAGGAGGAAGCGGGGAGGGCACAGCTGGTGGAGCTCGAGGAAGCCCCTCCGCGGAGACCTCGCGGCCAGGCCGGGCTCTGCGTGCCCCCCAGGGACTGCCTGAGGCACCGCCCATGAGGGGAGAAAGGAAGACTGTGTCTGGAGCCCGGGATCCCTGTGAAGAGCCCACGACCGTGGGAAccggagagaaagaaaacaggggaCCGGGCCCCACCCGGCTCCTCCCCCAAAGCTCCGTGCACCAGTGACGACCTCTGACCGGCCAAGGGGCTGCCCAGGGTCGTTCCGCTACAGGGGTGTGCCAGGAGCCGAGCGCCAGCACCACCCATCGCCCCTATTCACTAACTTCAGGCCTCTCTGATTTCGGTCAATAAACATGTCCTCTACCAATTCCAACAATGAGCTACTTCTCCAGAACGACCACTGGAATTTGCAGAAAGCCCGGGGGCAGATGCGGTGGGTGGCCTGGtgtttccctcccctcctccgtCCCCGCCGGTGTCCCGGGCAGGCACACGGCTGTGGGGCGCCCGCACCTTGATGCAGTGGTAGGTGGCGTTGGTGGCGCACACCAGGTTCTTGTTGGGCCAGCCGTCCAGGTCTGAGTCCTCCCCGCAGATGAGCCCGTCGCCCGCGTAGCCCGTCTGGCACTCACACTTGTACATGGGGTCGCTGAAGTGGCCCAGGTAGATGCACTCGGCGTGCCGGTGGCAGCTGTGCGTCTTGTCCTTGCAGGGGTTCTCGGGTTCACACACCTGGGGAGGCGAGGGCGCACGCTGACCCCGACCCTGACGGGGGGAGCTGGGAGCCCAGGTCCGTCCAGACCCCCAGGGCTGCGCTCCCCAGAAGGGCCTGAGCTCTCGGTGAGGCCAGAGCTGGGGCACAGCCCGACCCAGCCTCGGCGACGCCAGGGGCCACGGCGAGGCCGCAGCTCTTCACCCAGGCCTCGGGACGCTGTGCAGACACTCAGCTCCACGGGGCCCTGCTCCCCACAGAGCAAGCGGTCCCTCCACACACCGCATGCTCCGGCGGTCCTCGCGCCGGCTCACCTGCTTCTCGGTCCTGGCCGCCTCCAGGCCGACGCCAAAGGGCTGGTTCCCCTTGTAGCGTGGCGGGCAGGGCAGGCAGTGGTAGCCGGGGTTGGTGTTGACACAGCGGTGCGCCCTGCTGGTTGCGAAGCACACATCCGTGACCACGGCGCACTGCGGGACCAACAGGGCGGACGTGAGCCTGGGCCCCGGCCTCTGCAGGCCGCCCCGCAGCCTGGGGAGGGGCACCCACCTCGTCCAGGTCCTCGCAGTGGGTGCCGTTGCCCAGGAAGCCCACCGGGCAGGAGCCGCAGGACCAGGAGCCGTCGGGGAAGCTGCTGCACTCGGCTCCAGGGAAGCAGGGGTTGGACAGGCAGCCgtctgcagggagggaggagacagcgaAGCTCGAGGCTGCCCACAGGCGACACCTCGCCCAGGAGCAGCACCCAGCAGCGGCCTCAGAGATGCCTGCGGCAGAAGCATCCAGGCCCACAGCAGGTGCCTGATGGCCAAGAGGCAGAGGGCCAAGGAGCCACGCCACACACCCACTTGATGGGCACACCCACCTGACAGGCACACCCATCTGCTGGGCGTCCTGGATGGGGTGGAGTGCCTGCACACCCACCTGCCGGGCACACCCACGTGCCAGGTggctccccaccccacacacccaCGTGCCGGGGGCGCTCCACACACTGCACACCCACCCATTGGGCACACCCACCTGGCAGGCACACCCACCTGGCAGGCATACACACCTGCTGGGCGTCCTGGATGGAGTGGAGTGCCTGCACACCCACTCACCGGGCACACCCACCTGCCAGGCACACCCACCTGCCGGGCACACCCACCTGCTGAGCGGCTTCCACCCCACACACCCACCTACGGGGCAGCTCTTCCTGTTACACATCTGCTGCTCCTTGATGTCCCCTACGCAGTCCTTGCCCCCGTGCTGGGGCTCGGGGCTGTTGCAGACGCGTGTCCGCTCACGGATCCCTCCGGCACAGGTGACGGTGCAGGCCGACCATGGGGACCAGGGGCTCCACCGGCCGTCCACTGGGGGCGGGAGGACAGCGAGGTCATGCGGGGACGGGATCTGTGCTGGGACGCAGCTGGGTCTCTGAAGGGAGACACCAGCCAGACAAGAGGCTCCTGGCGCCCGGCTGGCTCAGGCCCGCGTCCTGTGGAAAGCTGGCCCAGGGCCGGGCCACGCCGTGTCCACTCACCCGGGCAGGGCGGGCCCTGGCAGGCCTTGGTCTCACGGCCGCTCCCCTTGCAGCTCCGGCCCCCCATCTGCGGCACCGGTGAGTTGCAGAGGCGGATGCGGGTGACGTTGCCGACGCCGCAGGTCACCGAGCAGGAGGACCACGGTGACCAGTGGCTCCAGCCGCCGTCCTGCCGGACTAGCGCAGAGGGGGCAAGCACATTGGGGCTCAGAGGGCTCAGCAGAGAGCAGGCCAAACCCTCCCAGGAGTTTCccaccgaccaggcagggaagagCCCCAGCGGCAGGAGGCCAGGACCGGGGGGAGGGCCCCCGGGACCCCCGGGCGGGCCTGACACTCACTGCGGTGGTCGCACTTGCCCAGGCTGCAGGCCCGCGTCTGGATGGACGGCCCCAGGCAGGTGTTGCTGGTGACGTCACAGGAGCGTCCCCGCTGCTGGGTGCCCGACCCACAGGTGGCCGAGCACTCCGTCCACTCCGCCCACGGGGACCAGCCTTCCTCGCCGTCTGCACGGGGAAACCGCTGCCCGTCAAACCCCAGGGGCCCGCCTCAAGGGAGGCCAGACCTGGAGTCTGAGTAGACTCCCTGGGTGGACGAAGGAGGTGAGCAGACACGTCTGCCCCGGGGTCAGAGCGTGGGAGCGGACCGCAAGAAAAGGAAGGGGGTGCACAAGGAGCTTGCCCGGACGCCCAGTGACCCCTGGCAGGAAGGGGTCCGTGGGAGACCCTGACGGCTTCTCCGAGGAGACACCTACTCTGCCGCAGAGCTGTCACTGGGGCCTCCAGGACGTGAGCTATTTCCACTCTAACCGCTGTTTGCTGGTTTACATACAGTAATGAAACTTCAGTTTGGGGTTGAAATGACAGGACGCTAAAATTAGTTCCAAATACTCTAAAAGGGAACAAGtctaataaaaaggaaatttcctgccaagaaacacCCAGTGCCTGCCATGCGCTTTGTACACGTTGGGCTGCACTTTCATCGTAAAACTCACCCTGGGTCACGGGCATCATCACCCTGAAGCCCAGAAACACTACATTTTCATGGAGACGCAGAGCCCAGCCGTCACCACGGGCTCCCAGCCCCCGCCCAGGCCAGCAACCCGCAGATCCCCAGACCAGGACATGCAGAGCACGTCTCAGAGAAAGCAACCAGTCGGGTCAGCACCGCTGTTGataggggagggggcagggaaccGCTGTGAAggagctgggggcggggctgggggccaaAGGCAGGGGGGCCAGCTGATGGTGGGGCACCGGGCTGTCGGGGGGCCGTGAGCATCTGGGGGCTTCCAGAGGACCTGGAGGCCCCGCTGACGTGAGGCTCCGGGAGCCCTGGCCCCGAGGACCGCAGCCCAAGCCCCAGGCTTCCCGCGGGACCAGCAGGCACAGGACGCTCATGGACACGGCTGAGCCTGGAGCCCCGAGGCTGCCACCCGCCCGCCCGCCGGGCACTCACCGTGGACGCAGGACGGGCAGCACTCGCCCTCCACGAACCAGGGGTCTGCACACGTCGCGGGTGGGCAGCTGATTTGGTGGCAAACAGTCTTAAATTTCTGCGAGGAAAAGCGGTGTTTGCGTCACATGAGTTCAGAAACAGAAACGCGAGGCGAGGGCCGCAGCGGAAGGATCTGGAGGGCTTGTTACACAGACGCGGGGACATTTCGCCCCTCAGCCGAAGCGGCTCCCTGGACCGTGCCGCCCTGGGCCCCCCACACGGAGCACCAAGCGCAGGGCCCTCCACGCCCAGCAGCGGGACAGGTGGGACGGGCGACGTCCAGTGCCCAGGCTGCCCGGGGAGACCGAGTGGGTGAACAAGGAAACCAATCGGCCTGCCGTGCTGTGGGCACTGGCTCCCCCCCGGGGGTCTGTGCTGAACCCGAGGCCCTCGCAGGACCGAGCGGCATCGGACACAGGAGGGGCACCTgccggccccgccccctgcccccaccactggGCGACCCTGGCTCTTGGTGCAGAACCGCAGAACCGCGGGCtgactcctcctccagggaggcctCCATCCGCACAGCCCCCGCAGGCAGCGGGGCTAGCAGGGGCCCCATGGAGTCGGGGGTCAGAGCGTCCAGGCCGGGGCTGCCCCAGGGGGCCGCGCGGCCGGCTCACCTTGCAGGTGCACTTGGTGCAGCTGTCCACCACCCAGGTCTCATTCTCGGCAAAGAACCGGCCATCCTGCCAGCAGGCGGACATGTTCCTGGTCTTGGGGGGCCCGCCGATGAGCTCCCAGAGAAACTGGTTGTCGTTTGACTGGAAGGTGGAGGAAAGGACGTCAGTGTGGACGGGCGGGGCTGTGCAGCCTTCACCCTCAGCCACCGCCCACACCAAACTCCGTCTTCAAATAGATTGCCCTCTGAATCCGGGCTTCCTGTTTCCTGGGAGATGAACCTCCTTGAGTTCAAGGCTTCGCAGAGGAGGCCGTGTAGCCCGTGAGCACGTATTCTACCAGGGTCCTCTACTCACTAGCCAGATACCTGGGGCTCTGTCCAGGGAGCTGGCTGGTTACTTCTGGTTAGCCAAGGCTAGTGGTGGTTAGTAAACGTTAGTGATGGTTACTCATGGTTACACATGGTTAGTGGTGGTTAGTCATGGTTTGTggaggttagttgtggttagtgCTGGTTACTCATTGTTAGTGGAGATTAGTTGTAGTTAATGGAAGTTAGTATAGTTAGTGGAAGTTAGTAAAGGTTAGTTGGATCAGTGAAGGCTAGTAGAGGCTAGTCATAGTTGTGGTTAGTGGTTACTCATGGTGAATGGTGGCTAGTTGTGGTTAGTGGTGGTTACTCGTGGTTAGGGGAGGTTGTCATGGTTGTgaaattactcagtcatgtccaactctttgcgaccccgtggactgtagcctaccaggctcttccatgagattttccaggcagaatactggagtgggttgccatttccttctccaggagatctttctgacccagggattgaacccgggtctcccccatTGAGTCATAGTTGTGGTTAGTGGTTACTCATGGTGAGTGGTGGCTAGTTGTGGTTAGTCATGGTTAGTCTTGGTTGGTGGTGGTTAGTAAACGTTAGTGATGGTTACACATGGTTAGAGGTGGTTAGTCATGGTTTGTGAAGGTTAGCTGTGGTTAGTGGTAGTTACTCATGGTTAGTGATTTGTTGTAGTTAGTGGAAGTTTGTAAAGGTTCATTGGATTAGTGGTGGTTAGCAGAGGTTACTCAGGGTTAGTTGTGGTTAGTGGTTACTCATGGTGAGTGGTGGCTAGTTGTGGTTAGGGTAGTAGTGGTTAGTTGTTAGTGGAGGTTGTCTTGGTTAGTGATTATTTGTGATTGGTGGTTACTCATGGTTAGCAGAGATTTGTCATCGTTAGTCTTGGTTAGTGGTGGTTGGTCATAGGGGCAGTTACTCATGGTTAGTGGGGTTAGTTGTGGTTTGTGGTGTTATTAGTGGCTAGTGTGGTTAGTCATGGTTAGTGGAGGTTATTTGTGGTTAATGGTGGTTACTCATGGTTAGTCTTGGTGGTGGTTAGTCATAGTGGCAATTACTCGTGGTTAGTGGTGGTTAGTTGTGGTTTGTGGTGGTTACTGATGGTTAGTGGTGGTCACTCATTGTTAGCAGAGATTAGTCATGGTTAGTCTTGGTTGGTGGTGGTTAGTAAACGTTAGCGATGGTTACACATGGTTAGTGGTGGTCACTCATGGTTACCAGAGATCAGTCATGGCTAGTTATGGTTAGTGGAGGTTAGCTGTGGTTAGTGGAAGTTACCCGTGATTGCTGGTGGTTAGTCCTGGTCAGAGGGGGCGTCGCTGGCTAGGCACCCACCACTTTGCGCAGGCTCTCGTGGAGCTGGTTCACGATGACGTGCAGCCCCGAGAGCTCTCGGATCATGCTGCCCAGCTCCTCACAGGAGTGCTCGCACACCTCGGGGCCCTTCTCTGCACTCGGGCCCACGTGCTCCATGGTGACCATGGGGCTCAGGTGCAGCGTCTCCGTGTTCTCACTGATGGCGTTGGCTTCAGCTGCAGGAAGGATGTGGGACAGTCACAGCCTGGCTGGCACGACGGGGTGCTGCTCAGAGCGCTCGCGCTACGTGGCTCCCAGGAGCCAGAGAACGGGCAGTGCCCCCACTGCAGCCCTGCTCCCACCACAGGGCTCCGCCGCTCGCAGCGCCACGGGGGCCAGGCCTCAGACGCTGCCGTCCACAGAGCGGAAGCTCAGCTCAGGTGAAGATGCAAAAGCGTCAGAGACACACACCTGCCTCATGTCCAGCCTGGTTAGGGCACCAGcctcctgttttcttctttttatagaaatatttatataacttATTCTCTAAAATAAATTCCTTATTTTTGTCGCAAACCCCAAATCTGTTTCTGATCCTATAATTTCTATACATTCTGACAACCCCTCTCAACTCCTCAATTAATCCATTCTTTTTCATCCTAAACACCATTTCTTTTGGCTACTTGTTCTGCATTAAGGTGAAGTTTTTTTTCTTGGCCTCGGAAGCCCCCTGAAGCGCAGAACCCGGACTAGGGACTCGGAACCCACTGCTCAGAGATGTACAGGCCTCGGAAGTCCCCAACACGGGACACACAGCTATACCGCTAATGACAAAAGTGACTTGGGGAAGTCCTGAACCAGGCGCAGCCTCGCCGTGGAGCCAGCCGCCTGGGACCCGGCCGCCAAGGCCAGGCCGCGTCCCCGCAGTGGTGCTCGCGCCTCGCCTGAGACGTCCCATGACTGAGTCACGACTGGTCAGTGTCACGGTTCTGTCAGACACTCTGTGATTGGGTGTTTGTTACGTGGCTGTAAATCCTCGCTGCCACTCACACGGATCTTGAGAGCCTCCCTCAGACTCACCGGACCCAAAGCCACATACGTGTGTGCtgtcaccctgctgctgctgctgctgctgctgagtcgcgtcaggcgtgtccgaccctgtgcgaccccacagacggcagcccaccaggctcccccgcccctgggattctccaggcaagagcactgcagtgggctgccacttccttctccaatgcatgagagtgaaaagtgaaagtgaagtcgctcagtcatgtccgactcttcgtgaccccatggactgcagcccaccaggctcctccatccatgggattttccaggcgagagtaccagagtggggtgccattgccttctccagaaagccACATATAACCATAAGCATATTAATCACTAGTTGTACATAGAAGAATAAAAATAGGCCAACAAACGTGCCCAAAGGCCCCAGGACCAGCTCACGGAAGACGAGCAGAGTCCTTGCTCGGGAGAGGACGCCCCGGCTGACAGCACGAggggctgggactggggagggCCATGCCtactcccaccccctgcccccttgCTGAAAGTCAatgctccctttccctccctctgtcaCCCAGACATGGCTGGCACACCAGGCGACTGCCCCCAAGGATGCCCGGCTCGGATCAGAGGCAAGGCTCCCTCCGTCTGCGTCCTGGGACCACCGTCTCTTCCCGTGTCCTCTAGGATGTCAGTTCACTCTGTCTTAGCTTTTTCAGAACTTTTGCTTTTTTATGACCACCCCTCAGAAAGACTGTGACCTAATCCAGAGGGACCTTGATCCGCATTTCAGCCGGAGCGGGCAGTACCAGTGGGAGGTCGTGGCCACAGCGCTCAGGGAGTTTGGGGGCTGAGAGCAAGTGTGGGATCATCATAACCCCTGCCGGGTGCACAAGCTGCCAAGCATCACGACCGAAACCCTTTCCGTCCTTGCGCTCAACTGACCAGCAGCTGAAAGATGCCCCGATTGAAAGGCAGACGGCCGTGGACAGAAAGACTCACACGTCAAAGCTGCACACACGCCGCAATGCCAGTGATCAGGTCTTGGGCTCTGAATCCTCAGCCCTGAGTTCCCACTCTGGGGTCAAGGGCTGGGTCACAAAGCTATGTTACAGACATCAAAGCCATATCCTTCCACGTGGATCCATAAAGTGACAATTTATATTTGTGTACAGTTAATGTAAAGGAGCCTTTTAACAAAGTGAATCAGAAGATGGGGTCATGGGCAGATGAGAGCCTCCTCTGTGGGGCTCAGCCCAGGTGGGGGGCAGTTAACAGGCCCTGTCGGTCTCCACCCTCTTTATTTGTAAACTGAGGAAAGCGGATGAGCCCAACTCAGGGGGTTTTGAAGATGAATTGATACGTTGCATTCAAAAAGCCCAGCATGGTGACCCTCAAATATCAAATACTCAAGACAGGTTGACAAATTATGGTTGGATATAAATTCGAAACGTAATTAACAGACAATGTGGGATTGCATCAAAGGTTCAAGTGGCCCATTTTCATAATAAGGTGGTATCACCAGCTGCGACTAGTATAAAGCTTCCCATAAACCAAGCTTGACAAAGAGTTGTGGAGTCATCTTATGAAGATCTTCATACATCAGTATATTAAAATGCCAGGGATGTTTTTGGCATGTAAAATGGATTATATTGAATAACTGAAATGCATGCACAGTTAATCCTTCAAGCAACGTACTGTTTTCAGCTGTCAACACATCTGAGTTGACCAGCCACCTGGGCAAGGCCAGGATGGCACCATATTCCAACACAGTCCCTTACCTTGCACGGCCCTCCCCACAGGAGGAGGGCCCTCCACAGCAGGACCCAGGTACCTACCTCCCCGGCTCTGCTGGCAGCCTTTCTTGCTCAGAAGATCCTCCACAGAGTTTTCAAAAACTAGGTAGACATTCTGCAGCAGACCCTGAGGTGCGACAAGGAGAGAAACCCACGTGGGCGAGCAGCAGACATCTGAGGGCTCGCTAGGCGGTATCTCAGAGATACAAGATGCAATTTACAGCAGCGAGAATGTTTCCTTCTGTGCTCTTATTCTCAGCAGGTCTGAAATCTCGTTAATGGATTATCTGTGTATGTTACTTCAAAGCTTCGTCTGAGGCCAGacgcagatgtgggtttgactcaAGAAGGGAGAGCATTTGAGAGAAGGGGCTTGAGAGGGATGGTGGAGACAGGCTTAGGGAACAGACCATGGAGGCCACACTCTCGGCTGGGGACCTTGAGGGTGACCAGCACTCCCACACGTGGCCGTGGGTTGCAGCAACATGCACTGCTCTGACTGTCCACGAAACAGACCTCATCTACGAGAGCAGGCGGTCCACCCCAAGACAGTGAGGGTCTCATCCCACTGGGCTGAGGGCTTCCTGACGACTGCCAGAGACCACACGGGGCATCTCTAGTGCTCTGATTGAAATAGCTGAGTCTGAACATACATTTATTTCCAAAACGCACACACACCTGGAGGAGAACAGTCGCTAACCCCCTGCTGCAGTTTCTAAACACTCGCATTTAGAAAAAATCCTCTTGCAAACATATTTTACCTGAGATGAACATGGAACCACTCCCTCATAAACCAACAGCCCTCTCCTTAGGAAACATGGTTAATTTTCTCTCCTGCCAGCCTGTCATGTCAGGACTGAACTGGAATCTGGGGACCCTGGGAGACAGCTGAACGGATTCGATGTCTTGATGATCAAATCAGTGTTCAGTCAGGAGATCAGTGACTATTTGTGCAGCTGAGAAAGGTACCTGTGTCCGCTGCTCTGTTGGTTCCTGGGtcagagtgtgtatgtgtgcccgGGAGAGTGCCTGTGTCCATGCGTgcagtgtgcacgtgtgcacgtgtatagtatgtgtgtgtgtgcagtgtgtgtcCGTGTGCATGTGCAtagcgtgtgtgtgcgtgtgtggcgtgtgcacgtgtgcacatgtgtgcagtGTGTGCACGTGCCGGCCGGTGTGCGTGGGTGCTCCTTGCGCGCACGCCTGCCCGTGTGCGCCCCTCAGGATCCCGCCCCTCCCGGGCCAGGTCGGGCGGGAGTGTTCGCGGGACCTACCCGGAAGTGGCTCTCGCGCGCCGCGCCCTTGGCCACGTACATCCGGCTCCTCTCGGTCTGCAGATGCTCGTAGAAGGGCTCGTCCAGCGCGAAGCTGTCCATCAGGTCGCAGCCCACGTACAGGCTGTAGGTCTCTCCGGTCACCTGCACGGTGACATTCTTCCACTGGGAGTCAGCCAGGCCCACGTCCTCCAGGGAGATGACATGCTGCGTGCCGTCCACCCAGTAGGTGAGGTCCAGGGTGTCTGCGGGGCCGTTGGACACGATCTCGAACTGCCTGTGCGCGGCGCCCGGGCCCTCCAGCGCCAGCAGGGTGCCCCGGGACCGGCGGTCCTGCTTCAGGCTGGCCGTCAGGA is a window of Capra hircus breed San Clemente chromosome 9, ASM170441v1, whole genome shotgun sequence DNA encoding:
- the THBS2 gene encoding thrombospondin-2 — protein: MLRPLLLLALWAWSSAQAGDQDEDTAFDLFSLSNINRKTIGAKQFRGPDPRTPAYRFVRFDYIPPVSAEHLGRIAEAMRRKEGFFLTASLKQDRRSRGTLLALEGPGAAHRQFEIVSNGPADTLDLTYWVDGTQHVISLEDVGLADSQWKNVTVQVTGETYSLYVGCDLMDSFALDEPFYEHLQTERSRMYVAKGAARESHFRGLLQNVYLVFENSVEDLLSKKGCQQSRGAEANAISENTETLHLSPMVTMEHVGPSAEKGPEVCEHSCEELGSMIRELSGLHVIVNQLHESLRKVSNDNQFLWELIGGPPKTRNMSACWQDGRFFAENETWVVDSCTKCTCKKFKTVCHQISCPPATCADPWFVEGECCPSCVHDGEEGWSPWAEWTECSATCGSGTQQRGRSCDVTSNTCLGPSIQTRACSLGKCDHRIRQDGGWSHWSPWSSCSVTCGVGNVTRIRLCNSPVPQMGGRSCKGSGRETKACQGPPCPVDGRWSPWSPWSACTVTCAGGIRERTRVCNSPEPQHGGKDCVGDIKEQQMCNRKSCPVDGCLSNPCFPGAECSSFPDGSWSCGSCPVGFLGNGTHCEDLDECAVVTDVCFATSRAHRCVNTNPGYHCLPCPPRYKGNQPFGVGLEAARTEKQVCEPENPCKDKTHSCHRHAECIYLGHFSDPMYKCECQTGYAGDGLICGEDSDLDGWPNKNLVCATNATYHCIKDNCPLLPNSGQEDFDKDGIGDACDDDDDNDGVTDEKDNCQLLFNPRQFDYDKDEVGDRCDNCPYVHNPAQIDTDNNGEGDACSVDIDGDDVFNERDNCPYVYNTDQRDTDGDGVGDHCDNCPLVHNPDQTDVDNDLVGDQCDDNEDIDEDGHQNNQDNCPYIPNANQADHDRDGRGDACDSDDDNDGVPDDRDNCRLVANPDQEDSDGDGRGDACKDDFDNDSVPDIDDVCPENNAISETDFRNFQMVHLDPKGTTQIDPNWVIRHQGKELVQTANSDPGIAVGFDEFGSVDFSGTFYVNTDRDDDYAGFVFGYQSSSRFYVVMWKQVTQTYWEDQPTRAYGYSGVSLKVVNSTTGTGEHLRNALWHTGNTEGQVRTLWHDPKNIGWKDYTAYRWHLTHRPKTGYIRVLVHEGKQVMADSGPIYDQTYAGGRLGLFVFSQEMVYFSDLKYECRDV